The following coding sequences are from one Nymphalis io chromosome 5, ilAglIoxx1.1, whole genome shotgun sequence window:
- the LOC126768642 gene encoding peroxidase-like — MKYLFILGFISCVCAQSVFYDSFTGNVLTNDDVKVHIKKNTTFWCVNEILPCNPLEGRRIDGSCNNLKHPSKGSAHTPIRRLLPADYDKDFEPRKSKSGEPLPLSRAVRTGVLAEGRLPDTRFTQMVPNYWVYILGDVVSVHDTVNYIRWKPYCCQEKGKTDKACIPNAIPDDDPVHRFSSIRCLNLTRPESFQSRGCLKNDTTPERISTATPLFDLSHFYGNSLKLLNAKGRLFEKGLLKIEVENGKIWPPSVKTKDNLCLLNQLPRETRCHDTPESGANSVLAPNLFIIWTWRFHNRIATVLSALNPCWDDNRVFFTTREIVIAISIQIYFYELMPTVLGFDNLVREGVISLNKNFRDLYNENIQPQVSLEFLAVQRWAHTIQDGNLKMYDANGHYLKEAKIANLTLRTGYLVDTLEYITQGVFRQPAAKFDYIVDPDIAETGLGPHQLAADLLTSDLTKNRYFGFPPYIKYRKLCSGKTYSTFEDLLDVIDPERIELLKEKYKHIEDIDLMAGIWLEKHVRGGFVPVTLYCVVVEQMIRSMASDRHWYERPNRPNAFTQEQLLEVRKASMAQFLCAVGDTVTEIQPLAFFLPGPGNEMRSCSKIQKVNLWPWKDWSCSAKQADNLNTEV, encoded by the exons atgaaatatttatttatacttggaTTTATTTCCTGTGTGTGTGCGCAATCCGTGTTTTACGATTCGTTTACCGGAAATGTTTTAACAAACGACGATGTGAAAGTACacataaaaaagaatacaacatt TTGGTGCGTGAACGAAATATTACCATGTAACCCTTTGGAAGGGAGAAGAATTGACGGTTCCTGCAACAACCTTAAACATCCCAGTAAAGGATCAGCTCACACTCCAATTCGCAGATTATTACCGGCGGACTATGACAAAG ATTTCGAACCGAGAAAATCTAAATCTGGCGAACCCTTGCCTCTGAGCAGAGCTGTTCGAACAGGTGTACTAGCTGAAGGACGACTGCCAGATACCAGATTCACCCAAATGGTACCAAATTACTGGGTATATATTCTTGGCGATGTCGTATCTGTGCACGATACag tgaattaCATAAGATGGAAGCCATACTGCTGTCAAGAGAAAGGCAAGACAGACAAAGCGTGTATACCAAACGCTATACCAGATGATGATCCTGTACACAGATTCTCTTCAATAAGATGCTTGAACCTAACTAGACCTGAGAGCTTTCAATCAAGGGGATGTTTGAAAAATGACACGACCCCTGAAAGA ATATCTACAGCAACACCACTTTTTGACTTATCCCACTTTTACGGTAAttctttaaaattgttaaacgCAAAGGGAAGACTATTTGAAAAAGGGTTGCTCAAAATCGAAGTGGAAAATGGTAAAATTTGGCCTCCAAGTGTTAAAACAAAAGACAATTTGTGTCTCTTGAATCAATTGCCTCGTGAAACGAGATGCCATGATACAC CGGAATCGGGTGCTAACAGTGTTTTAGCTcctaatctatttattatttggaCATGGCGTTTTCATAACCGTATCGCAACAGTTTTGTCTGCGTTGAATCCTTGTTGGGATGATAACAGAGTCTTCTTTACAACTAGAGAAATAGTTATTGCCATATCtattcaaatttacttttacgAGTTAATGCCTACCGTTTtgg GGTTCGACAATTTAGTAAGAGAGGGCGTTATCTCACTTAATAAGAACTTCAgagatttatataatgaaaatattcaaCCACAAGTATCGCTCGAATTTCTTGCCGTACAACGTTGGGCGCACACAATCCAAGACGGAAATCTGAA AATGTACGATGCAAATGGTCATTACTTAAAAGAGGCAAAGATTGCTAACTTAACACTTAGAACTGGATATTTAGTTGATACTTTGGAATATATCACTCAAGGAGTATTTAGGCAACCAGCTGCTAAATTCGATTACATAGTAGACCCAGAT ATAGCAGAGACTGGGCTTGGTCCTCATCAACTCGCGGCTGACCTGCTTACTAGTGACTTAACCAAGAATCGCTACTTTGGGTTCCCTCCATATATTAAATACAGGAAGTTGTGTTCGGGAAAGACGTATAGCACATTTGAAGATTTACTCGATGTCATTGACCCTGAG AGAATTGAATTACTGAAGGAGAAATATAAGCATATAGAAGATATTGATTTGATGGCTGGTATCTGGTTGGAAAAACACGTTAGGGGTGGCTTCGTTCCAGTCACGCTGTACTGTGTCGTGGTAGAACAGATGATCAGGTCGATGGCCTCTGACCGCCATTGGTACGAGAGACCTAATCGTCCTAACGCTTTCACTCAag AACAACTCCTGGAAGTGAGAAAGGCATCAATGGCGCAGTTCCTATGCGCAGTCGGTGACACAGTTACGGAAATACAACCACTTGCTTTCTTCTTACCTGGACCAGG gaATGAAATGCGCAGCTGTAGTAAAATTCAAAAAGTAAATTTGTGGCCGTGGAAAGATTGGAGCTGCTCTGCTAAGCAAGCGGACAATTTGAACACTGAAGTTTAG